A window of the Desulfobulbaceae bacterium genome harbors these coding sequences:
- the phnD gene encoding phosphate/phosphite/phosphonate ABC transporter substrate-binding protein produces the protein MNIMKRTALILISLLTIFFSLISDRAIAAGPLRFGLYPYLSATKLVKKFSPLVDYLSREMGHPVELELAKSYQEHIRRMGKEDIDIAFMGPISYLQMTEQFGAKPILACLEIDGKATYHGVIAVKKGDLLHDLTSLKGKKFAFGAIDSTMGYYVALYMMKQAGLNVASLGSYESIENQENIALGVLTGDFDAGAMRESMFKVYEKEGLRALAISDPMPEHLFVAANRLGSEKAARLSKALQALKSSDKGKAILNALQGNLTGLVPATDQDYQGLRAIYRAVEDHE, from the coding sequence CTGAACATCATGAAAAGAACAGCCCTGATTCTCATTTCCCTACTGACTATTTTCTTCTCCTTGATAAGCGATAGAGCTATTGCTGCGGGACCGTTACGGTTTGGTCTCTACCCGTACCTGTCTGCCACTAAGTTGGTTAAGAAATTTTCTCCTCTGGTCGATTATCTCAGTCGAGAGATGGGACACCCGGTAGAACTTGAACTTGCCAAAAGCTACCAGGAACATATCCGTCGCATGGGAAAGGAAGATATTGACATCGCCTTTATGGGTCCCATCTCTTATTTGCAAATGACAGAACAATTCGGTGCCAAACCGATTCTTGCCTGCTTAGAGATTGATGGCAAAGCAACGTATCATGGTGTCATTGCCGTTAAAAAGGGAGATCTGCTTCATGATCTCACCAGCCTGAAAGGGAAAAAATTTGCCTTTGGTGCAATCGACTCAACCATGGGCTACTATGTTGCCCTTTACATGATGAAGCAGGCAGGATTGAACGTTGCTTCGCTGGGGAGTTACGAATCTATTGAAAACCAGGAGAATATCGCCTTGGGTGTGCTTACCGGCGACTTCGATGCCGGGGCCATGCGGGAGTCGATGTTTAAGGTTTATGAAAAAGAGGGGTTACGGGCTCTGGCAATCAGTGATCCCATGCCGGAACATCTCTTTGTTGCCGCTAACCGTCTGGGGAGCGAAAAGGCTGCACGACTCAGTAAGGCCTTGCAGGCCCTTAAATCCAGTGACAAGGGCAAGGCCATTCTCAACGCTCTTCAGGGGAACTTGACAGGCTTGGTCCCGGCCACGGATCAGGATTATCAGGGATTGCGTGCAATCTATCGTGCTGTAGAGGACCATGAGTGA
- a CDS encoding PAS domain S-box protein has protein sequence MSEMNKIGYGRAISALLIVLVGFLVGADYLILSYQRSLLTTEAIQHARNEMRLFGTLSREALLKRDYITVRLFLNQFAAEQSEIRVLKAVTPQHFILAEYRDSRPTTIPLSVRHEVLVDDQPLLVLEMVKDFGYIEKTLRTLMSRLIIISVLLATALGLSLWYLLKSIAIKPLEKEVDVRCQAEETARQSEARFRQLSEATFEGVGVVQDGKVLDVNQQMADILGYQVSELISLPVQDIVAPQSRQLVMANIQAGYEGLYEYFLMHRDGSLVPCEARARMMKWQGKDARVTIVRDLTERKQAEYQLQENEERLRTINNNLAFGMIYQSITLGDGTRRFTYLSDNVQRFYGITPSQGLADANLIYSRMHEDDCCLLLQKEEEALRNLTTFKSEVRVLDPQGSIRWSYLVSAPRKLDNGSICWDGIEFDITERKETEILLNRKNKMESMGTLAAGIAHDFNNVLHIINANLEIARREPMTSTLSQTLAVLTECEQRGAGLVQQILRFSRQSSEEKGTVVLEQLIRETVQLLKADRLFDKVTLDQQFEAEPVPLLADEQEMRQLVSNLLLNACQSLEEQGGHITVTLSVEDHVQAVSVYDGQLKPGRYQRLTVADNGCGIDDAIMARLFEPFFTTREKSGGTGLGLAIVHGIVRANGGGITVESTLGLGTTFHLYFPLLEESLKKTARAVAAVSSSFDEPVPVPMTRPLLCSSEITILFVDDEPLNIDNWSALLALEGFAVQGFTSGAEALEVFKKEPTTYSILLTDLRMPGMSGSELAEAIRQIRPELPILFSSGWIGQEMERTLNDLGNSAVLSKPHAVKTLVFTILDLCSHGVG, from the coding sequence ATGAGTGAGATGAACAAGATCGGTTATGGCCGGGCAATCAGCGCGTTATTGATCGTACTGGTGGGTTTTCTTGTGGGCGCTGATTACCTCATCCTCTCCTATCAGCGCTCACTTTTGACGACAGAGGCTATCCAGCATGCGCGGAACGAAATGCGACTCTTTGGGACCTTGTCTCGGGAAGCCCTGCTCAAGCGCGACTATATCACGGTGCGATTATTTTTGAATCAATTCGCAGCAGAACAAAGTGAGATACGTGTTTTGAAGGCGGTGACCCCACAGCATTTTATTTTGGCCGAGTATAGAGATTCGCGGCCGACTACGATTCCCCTTTCGGTTAGGCACGAGGTTTTAGTTGATGACCAACCCCTGCTTGTGCTGGAGATGGTCAAGGATTTTGGCTACATTGAGAAGACCTTACGCACTCTGATGTCGCGGCTCATTATCATTTCTGTCCTGCTGGCAACTGCCCTTGGTTTGTCGCTCTGGTATCTCCTTAAGAGTATAGCCATAAAGCCTTTGGAAAAGGAGGTTGATGTGCGCTGTCAGGCCGAGGAGACGGCACGGCAGAGCGAGGCACGCTTTCGGCAATTGAGTGAAGCGACCTTTGAAGGCGTTGGCGTTGTTCAGGACGGCAAGGTTCTTGATGTAAATCAACAAATGGCTGATATCCTGGGCTATCAGGTCTCGGAGCTGATTTCTTTGCCGGTGCAGGATATTGTTGCCCCTCAATCACGTCAGCTGGTGATGGCAAATATTCAGGCCGGCTATGAAGGCCTTTACGAGTATTTTCTTATGCACCGTGACGGTTCGCTGGTTCCCTGTGAAGCACGGGCCAGGATGATGAAGTGGCAAGGCAAGGATGCGCGAGTCACCATCGTCCGGGACCTCACCGAGCGTAAACAGGCGGAATACCAGTTACAGGAAAACGAAGAACGCCTGCGTACCATCAATAATAATCTGGCCTTTGGGATGATCTATCAATCAATCACCCTTGGTGATGGAACCAGGCGGTTTACTTATCTCAGCGACAACGTTCAGCGCTTTTATGGTATCACCCCGAGCCAGGGCCTGGCCGATGCCAATCTGATCTATAGCAGGATGCACGAGGATGACTGTTGTCTCCTCTTGCAGAAGGAAGAAGAGGCCCTTCGGAATCTGACGACTTTTAAAAGTGAGGTAAGGGTGCTGGATCCTCAGGGTTCAATCCGCTGGTCCTATTTGGTTTCTGCCCCTAGAAAGCTGGACAATGGCTCCATCTGCTGGGATGGCATCGAATTTGATATTACCGAGAGAAAGGAAACGGAAATACTGCTTAACCGCAAAAACAAGATGGAGTCTATGGGGACCCTGGCTGCCGGCATTGCCCATGACTTTAATAATGTCCTCCACATTATCAACGCTAACCTCGAAATCGCCCGTCGTGAGCCCATGACGTCAACTCTGAGCCAGACTCTTGCTGTCCTCACCGAGTGTGAACAACGAGGAGCAGGGCTTGTTCAGCAGATCCTTCGTTTCAGCCGCCAGAGTTCAGAAGAGAAGGGGACAGTAGTTCTTGAGCAACTGATCCGGGAAACGGTCCAGTTACTCAAGGCAGACAGACTGTTTGATAAAGTAACCCTGGATCAGCAATTCGAGGCCGAACCAGTGCCACTTCTTGCCGATGAGCAGGAGATGCGGCAATTGGTGAGCAACCTTCTGCTCAACGCCTGTCAATCTTTGGAGGAGCAGGGCGGCCATATCACCGTTACCCTCAGCGTCGAAGATCATGTTCAGGCAGTATCGGTTTACGACGGGCAACTCAAGCCGGGGAGGTATCAACGGCTCACTGTTGCCGATAATGGTTGCGGGATAGATGATGCCATCATGGCGAGGCTGTTCGAGCCCTTTTTCACCACTCGCGAGAAATCTGGTGGCACTGGACTAGGTCTCGCCATCGTCCATGGCATCGTGCGCGCTAATGGCGGAGGGATTACGGTCGAGAGCACGCTTGGGCTGGGCACCACCTTCCACCTTTACTTTCCTCTCTTGGAGGAGTCCCTGAAGAAAACTGCCAGAGCAGTGGCGGCCGTTTCCTCATCCTTTGATGAGCCGGTTCCTGTACCAATGACCAGACCACTCCTCTGTTCCTCTGAAATCACCATTTTGTTTGTCGACGATGAACCGCTGAACATCGATAACTGGAGCGCGCTTTTGGCTCTAGAAGGTTTTGCCGTCCAAGGGTTCACCTCCGGCGCTGAAGCCCTGGAGGTCTTCAAAAAGGAGCCAACAACCTACTCCATCCTGCTCACCGATCTACGCATGCCTGGCATGAGCGGCAGTGAGCTGGCCGAAGCGATCCGTCAGATCCGGCCCGAGCTGCCCATCCTCTTTTCTTCGGGTTGGATTGGCCAAGAGATGGAGAGAACGCTAAATGATCTTGGTAATAGCGCCGTGCTCTCTAAGCCTCACGCGGTCAAAACGCTGGTTTTTACTATCCTTGACCTCTGCTCTCATGGTGTCGGATAA
- a CDS encoding DUF2868 domain-containing protein, translated as MGRVMKSRWHLEDLIDLEYFLHRVEREDTMDVPPADGREQDREIYLHRIKPQFVEGITPSRRVIVRLWLEVRRQMEKEEIGRQRVLPGELFSQVWRLVMGGFLVSGIVAGGWLATSLLSYRGTEPVNVSFYVAILVVAQAGLAAITTFFLLLRRRHWRLPGGVLYPLVRSLLATIMGWLRKRVDERVSGDRREEFSAVIGLIKGRGTVYGTLFFWPLFFLVQTFGIGFNLGGLASTGLRVVGTDLAFGWQSTLHLSAGAVHRLVRNISLPWSWALPPDIAAPSLSQIEGSRMILKDGIYHLSTADLVAWWPFLLLALCCYGLVPRLLLLVVGVVAQYRALARLDFNNSACDRLLQRLERPVVRLDGTVTPALVEEADRPAARVSMDDTRVLTGVALIPDDVFDNCSLDRLRVLVRQVFSLELETSYRIGLGLAADQQVLRQIAGGMDSGEPWSVVILQEAWHPPIRETLAFLQEIRAILGLQGRIGVGLIGKPAVGTIFTPVKDIDWQTWRRKIASLGDPNLRIERLIEDNERYDA; from the coding sequence ATGGGAAGAGTGATGAAGAGTCGTTGGCACCTCGAAGACCTGATTGATCTGGAGTATTTTCTCCATCGTGTGGAGCGGGAGGATACCATGGATGTTCCGCCAGCGGATGGTCGTGAACAGGACCGTGAAATTTACCTCCATCGGATTAAGCCACAGTTTGTTGAGGGAATAACGCCGTCTCGTCGGGTGATTGTGAGGCTTTGGTTGGAGGTGCGCCGGCAGATGGAGAAGGAAGAGATTGGCAGGCAGAGGGTTTTGCCGGGCGAACTCTTCTCCCAGGTGTGGCGGCTTGTCATGGGTGGGTTTCTGGTTAGTGGCATTGTTGCCGGAGGGTGGTTGGCGACGTCACTCCTCAGCTATCGCGGGACTGAGCCGGTCAATGTCTCATTTTATGTTGCCATCCTGGTGGTGGCTCAGGCCGGGTTGGCGGCAATTACCACTTTTTTTTTGTTGCTGAGGCGACGGCACTGGCGCTTGCCTGGCGGGGTGCTTTATCCATTGGTGCGTTCATTGCTGGCTACGATTATGGGATGGCTCCGGAAGAGGGTGGATGAGCGGGTGTCCGGTGATCGGCGGGAAGAATTCTCCGCCGTCATCGGGCTGATCAAGGGCAGGGGCACAGTGTATGGCACTCTTTTTTTCTGGCCACTTTTTTTTCTGGTCCAAACCTTTGGGATAGGATTCAATCTGGGGGGCTTGGCCAGCACAGGGTTGCGTGTGGTCGGCACCGATCTTGCCTTTGGCTGGCAGTCTACTCTCCATTTAAGCGCCGGGGCAGTCCACCGACTGGTCAGGAATATTTCACTGCCGTGGTCCTGGGCGCTGCCGCCGGATATTGCAGCCCCCTCTCTCTCCCAGATCGAAGGTAGCCGGATGATCCTCAAGGACGGCATCTATCACTTGTCCACCGCCGATCTCGTTGCTTGGTGGCCGTTTCTGTTGCTGGCACTCTGCTGTTATGGTCTAGTCCCCCGGTTATTACTATTGGTAGTGGGCGTAGTGGCTCAGTATCGGGCATTGGCTCGACTCGATTTCAATAATAGCGCCTGTGACCGCTTGCTTCAGCGGCTTGAGCGTCCGGTGGTGCGCCTTGACGGTACCGTGACGCCTGCTTTGGTGGAAGAGGCGGACCGTCCTGCCGCCAGGGTCTCAATGGATGATACTCGTGTCTTGACCGGGGTTGCTCTGATTCCTGATGATGTTTTTGATAACTGTTCGCTTGATCGCCTCAGGGTACTGGTTCGACAAGTTTTCAGTCTTGAGCTGGAGACATCGTATCGAATCGGCTTGGGGCTTGCGGCAGATCAACAGGTTCTTCGTCAAATTGCTGGGGGAATGGATAGCGGGGAACCCTGGTCTGTTGTTATTCTTCAGGAGGCCTGGCATCCTCCCATTCGGGAAACCCTTGCCTTTCTTCAGGAAATACGAGCCATCCTCGGGTTGCAAGGACGGATTGGGGTCGGTCTGATCGGCAAACCAGCGGTTGGCACAATCTTCACCCCGGTTAAGGACATCGACTGGCAG